From a region of the Gossypium raimondii isolate GPD5lz chromosome 10, ASM2569854v1, whole genome shotgun sequence genome:
- the LOC105778328 gene encoding WAT1-related protein At5g13670 yields the protein MESWTQLFNHGKPFLAMILMQSSYAVMSIIAKYALNQGMSPHVLVAYRLAVAAIIITPFAIVLERKTRPKMTFNIFIKIMLISLLEPVLDHNFFYTGMKYTTATFTTAMCNILPALTFALACIVKLERVEIGKVRSQAKVAGTAVAVGGAMIMTLIKGPILELPWTKGRNHYLGQHGASGAHKQDMVMGALLLLAGCCCWACFVISQARILKSYPAKLSLTALICIMGTFEGTILAFAVEWRNPSVWHIGFDSKLIASLYGGLVTAFALYAMGSVMKRRGPVFVSAFNPLSMVIVAILGSFFLAEDMYLGRVLGSIVIVIGLYLVLWGKSKEQPQSTPDIMVVRADQQMVIINGHIENPDPELIPVARASQQTATIKGNIKNPDPKFITIE from the exons ATGGAGTCCTGGACTCAACTTTTCAACCATGGGAAACCATTTTTGGCTATGATTTTAATGCAGTCTAGTTATGCCGTGATGTCGATTATCGCGAAATATGCTTTAAATCAAGGGATGAGTCCACATGTATTGGTAGCTTATCGGTTGGCTGTTGCCGCTATTATCATTACGCCGTTCGCCATTGTTTTAGAAAG GAAAACGAGGCCGAAGATGACATTCAATATCTTTATCAAGATAATGCTGATCAGCTTACTCGA GCCGGTGCTTGATCATAACTTCTTTTACACCGGGATGAAGTATACGACGGCAACGTTTACGACTGCCATGTGCAACATTCTACCTGCCTTAACTTTTGCGTTGGCTTGCATCGTCAA GCTCGAGAGAGTGGAGATCGGGAAGGTTCGTAGCCAAGCAAAGGTAGCCGGGACTGCGGTGGCGGTGGGAGGAGCGATGATAATGACTCTCATCAAGGGTCCTATCCTAGAATTGCCATGGACAAAAGGGAGGAACCACTACCTGGGTCAACATGGTGCAAGTGGAGCTCACAAACAAGATATGGTGATGGGTGCTCTTTTGCTCCTTGCAGGTTGTTGCTGTTGGGCTTGTTTCGTCATTTCACAA GCAAGGATCCTAAAATCATACCCAGCTAAGCTTTCCCTTACTGCTCTTATATGCATCATGGGCACCTTTGAAGGCACCATTCTCGCATTTGCGGTCGAATGGCGCAACCCTTCAGTCTGGCACATTGGCTTCGACTCCAAATTGATAGCTTCTCTCTATGGC GGGTTGGTGACTGCCTTCGCATTATATGCAATGGGGTCAGTAATGAAGAGAAGAGGACCGGTTTTTGTGAGTGCTTTTAATCCATTAAGTATGGTTATTGTTGCAATTTTGGGCTCCTTTTTCTTGGCTGAAGACATGTATCTAGGAAG AGTACTAGGAAGCATTGTTATTGTAATTGGCCTGTATCTAGTCTTATGGGGTAAGAGCAAGGAGCAACCTCAATCGACACCGGACATCATGGTGGTGCGAGCTGATCAACAGATGGTTATAATTAATGGTCATATTGAGAATCCAGATCCTGAGTTGATTCCGGTGGCGCGAGCCAGCCAGCAAACGGCTACAATTAAAGGGAATATAAAGAATCCAGATCCTAAGTTTATCACTATAGAATGA
- the LOC105777717 gene encoding 21 kDa seed protein-like: protein MKTTKASVFLLFIIFSVTPSSFLFGVANATNEPVLDTDGNEVQTGTEYYVVSAIWGAGGGGLALGRPSGNPCPEVVAQRRSGDNGIPVIFSSSDSDDGVVRLSSDINIEFVPLRPRLCRTTTVWKVDDYDHSAGKWWVITDGIKGNRGADTLTSWFRIEKGGVLGYKFKYCPAVCGTCPALCNEIGRDSDGDMVRLALSTDNGWPFIFKKKESSLRGIQQVIRT from the coding sequence ATGAAAACCACAAAAGCATCAgtgtttcttcttttcatcatcttctcaGTCACACCATCATCCTTTTTGTTTGGTGTGGCCAACGCTACAAATGAACCTGTGCTCGACACTGATGGCAACGAAGTCCAAACAGGCACCGAATACTACGTTGTGTCGGCGATATGGGGTGCTGGTGGTGGTGGGCTTGCCCTAGGCAGGCCAAGCGGAAACCCATGCCCGGAAGTCGTTGCTCAAAGACGATCTGGTGACAACGGTATACCGGTGATATTTTCTAGTTCGGACTCCGACGATGGAGTTGTTCGCCTATCCTCTGACATAAACATAGAGTTTGTTCCGCTCAGACCCAGACTTTGCCGAACAACAACGGTGTGGAAGGTCGATGATTACGACCATTCAGCCGGAAAATGGTGGGTGATAACCGATGGGATTAAAGGGAACCGGGGTGCCGACACTTTGACCAGTTGGTTTAGAATAGAGAAGGGGGGTGTTCTTGGTTACAAATTTAAGTACTGCCCCGCAGTATGTGGAACATGCCCAGCTTTATGCAACGAAATTGGGAGAGACTCAGATGGAGATATGGTACGCTTGGCTCTCTCCACTGACAATGGATGGCCATTTatctttaagaaaaaagaaagttcaCTTCGGGGGATTCAACAAGTTATTAGGACTTGA
- the LOC105777625 gene encoding anaphase-promoting complex subunit 8 has product MSSKESCRIELRTAIRQLSDRCLYSASKWAAEQLVGIEQDPAKFTPSNTRFQRGSSSIRRRFRTNEITSTPPTGVAYVSTPVMEEDEAIHGDFYLLAKSYFDCREYRRAAHVLRDQTGKKSVFLRCYALYLAGEKRKEEEMIELEGPLGKSDAVNRELVSLERELATLCKNNTIDPFGLYLYGLVLKEKGNENLARKVLVESVNSYPWNWSAWSELQSLCTTVDILNGLNLSNHWMKEFFLASIYQELRMHNESLSKYENLQGMFTFSNYIQAQIAKARYSLREFEQVEVIFEDLLRNDPYRVEDMDTYSNVLYTKECFSALSYLAHRVIMTDKYRPESCCIIGNYYSLKGQHEKSVVYFRRALKLNKNYLSAWTLMGHEYVEMKNTPAAVDAYRRAVDINPRDYRAWYGLGQAYEMMGMPHYALHYFRKSVFFQPIDSRLWIAMAQCYESEQLHMLEEAIKCYKRAANCNDTEAIALHRLAMLHRELDQPEEAAFYYKKDLERMEAEEREGPNLVEALMFLATHYKTQKKFEEAEVYCTRLLDYTGPERETAKSLLRGMRIAQSGFPSMDVEHFHP; this is encoded by the exons ATGAGTTCTAAAGAAAGTTGCAGAATCGAGCTCCGCACTGCTATTCGCCAACTCAGCGACCGTTGCCTTTACTCTGCTTCCAAATG GGCAGCAGAACAGCTTGTCGGAATCGAGCAAGACCCAGCTAAGTTCACGCCTTCAAACACGAGATTTCAGCGTGGAAGCTCGAGTATACGCAGAAGGTTCCGCACCAATGAGATTACTTCCACACCTCCCACTGGTGTTGCCTATGTGTCCACTCCAGTGATGGAGGAAGATGAAGCCATACATGGCGACTTTTACCTTCTTGCCAAGTCATACTTTGATTGCCGAGAATATAGGAGAGCCGCTCATGTGCTTCGGGATCAAACTGGAAAGAAATCCGTGTTCTTGCGATGTTATGCTCTTTATCTG GCTGGAGAAAAacggaaagaagaagaaatgatagAACTTGAAGGTCCCTTAGGTAAGAGTGACGCTGTTAACCGTGAATTGGTTTCTCTAGAGAGGGAGTTAGCAACTCTTTGCAAGAATAACACGATAGATCCTTTTGGGTTGTACTTGTACGGTCTTGTGCTTAAAGAGAAAGGTAATGAAAATCTTGCCCGCAAAGTTCTCGTGGAATCCGTGAATAGTTACCCTTGGAATTGGAGTGCCTGGTCAGAGTTACAATCCTTATGCACTACAGTTGACATCTTGAACGGACTCAATCTCAGCAACCATTGGATGAAGGAGTTCTTTCTTGCTAGTATTTACCAAGAACTCAGGATGCATAATGAATCGTtgtcaaaatatgaaaatctacAGGGTATGTTTACTTTTAGTAATTACATACAGGCTCAAATTGCGAAAGCCCGGTATAGTCTAAGGGAATTTGAACAAGTTGAAGTGATATTTGAAGACCTTTTAAGGAATGATCCGTACCGAGTAGAGGACATGGATACATATTCTAATGTGCTCTACACAAAGGAATGTTTCTCCGCCTTGAGTTATCTTGCTCATAGGGTCATTATGACTGATAAATACCGTCCTGAGTCTTGTTGCATTATCGGAAATTACTACAGTTTAAAAGGGCAGCATGAGAAGTCAGTTGTGTATTTTAGGAGGGCGCTCAAATTGAACAAAAACTATTTATCTGCTTGGACTTTAATGGGCCATGAGTATGTCGAGATGAAAAACACTCCTGCTGCAGTTGATGCCTATAGACGAGCTGTGGACATAAACCCTCGGGATTATCGAGCCTGGTATGGTTTAGGACAAGCATATGAGATGATGGGCATGCCCCACTATGCTTTGCATTATTTTCGGAAATCTGTTTTCTTTCAGCCTATTGATTCTCGGTTATGGATTGCTATGGCTCAATGCTATGAATCTGAGCAGCTGCACATGCTCGAGGAAGCCATCAAATGTTACAAACGTGCCGCAAATTGTAATGACACAGAAGCAATCGCCCTGCATCGTCTAGCAATGTTACATAGAGAACTCGATCAACCTGAGGAGGCTGCATTCTATTATAAGAAGGATTTAGAAAGAATGGAAGCTGAAGAGAGAGAAGGACCTAATCTAGTCGAAGCGCTGATGTTTCTTGCTACGCACTACAAAACACAGAAGAAATTTGAAGAAGCAGAAGTGTATTGTACCCGACTTCTAGATTATACCGGCCCG GAGAGGGAAACTGCCAAGAGTTTACTCCGAGGTATGAGAATAGCACAATCTGGTTTTCCTTCCATGGATGTCGAGCATTTTCATCCCTGA
- the LOC105777718 gene encoding 21 kDa seed protein-like, whose product MKTTTASVFLLFIIFSVTLSSILFGVANATNDPVLDIDGNEVQTGTPYYVVSSIWGAGGGGLALGRPSGNKCPEVVTQRRSGDNGIPVIFSNSDSNDGVVRQSSDINIEFIPLRPKLCRTTTVWKVDDYDHSAGKWWVITDGVKGNPGANTLTSWFRIEKVFDLNYKFKYCPTVCGTCPALCNEIGKDSDGEMVRFALSTGPGWSFYFKKVEKSAMEIEQVVHI is encoded by the coding sequence ATGAAAACCACAACAGCTTCGgtgtttcttcttttcatcatcttctcaGTCACACTATCATCCATTTTGTTTGGTGTAGCCAACGCTACAAACGACCCTGTGCTCGACATTGATGGCAACGAGGTTCAAACTGGCACCCCATACTACGTTGTGTCGTCGATATGGGGTGCTGGTGGTGGGGGGCTTGCCCTAGGTAGGCCTAGCGGAAACAAATGCCCGGAAGTCGTTACTCAAAGACGATCCGGTGACAATGGTATTCCGGTGATATTTTCTAATTCGGACTCCAACGATGGAGTTGTTCGCCAATCCTCTGACATAAACATAGAGTTCATTCCCCTCAGACCCAAACTTTGCCGAACAACAACGGTGTGGAAGGTCGATGATTACGACCATTCAGCCGGAAAATGGTGGGTGATAACCGATGGAGTTAAAGGGAACCCGGGTGCCAACACTTTGACCAGTTGGTTTAGAATAGAGAAGGTGTTTGATTTGAATTACAAATTTAAGTACTGCCCCACAGTATGTGGAACATGCCCAGCTTTATGCAACGAAATTGGGAAAGACTCAGATGGAGAAATGGTACGTTTTGCTCTCTCCACTGGCCCTGGATGGTCATTTTACTTTAAGAAAGTTGAAAAATCAGCCATGGAGATTGAACAAGTTGTTCATATTTAG